A single region of the Pseudomonas sp. VD-NE ins genome encodes:
- a CDS encoding HAAAP family serine/threonine permease, which yields MNDQANSVEERFDAAAPAELSSWNRQDTTWMLGLFGTAIGAGTLFLPINAGLGGFWPLVVLALLAFPMTFYAHRGLTRFVLSGREGADITEVVEQHFGIKAGALITLLYFFAIFPILLIYSVGLTNTVASFLEHQLHITPPPRALLSFVLILGLLAVVRCGEQAIVKAMSLMVYPFIVALLFLAVYLIPHWNGGILATASHVPAPSALLHTLWLAIPVMVFSFNHSPIISAFAVDQKRRYGVHAEERSSQILSRAHLLMVAMVLFFVFSCVLTLSPEQLAEAKAQNLSILSYLANHFSNPTIAFAAPLIAFVAISKSFLGHYIGASEGLKGLIIKSGKRPGAKALDRIVAAFMLVICWVVATLNPSILGMIETIGGPVIAAILFLMPMYAIRKVPAMARYRGQASNVFVTAVGLVAISALIYSLTA from the coding sequence TGGATGTTGGGACTGTTTGGGACGGCCATCGGCGCCGGCACCCTGTTTTTGCCGATCAACGCAGGGTTGGGTGGCTTCTGGCCGCTGGTGGTCCTCGCGCTGCTGGCCTTCCCGATGACGTTCTATGCCCACCGTGGCCTGACCCGATTCGTGCTTTCCGGTCGTGAAGGCGCCGACATCACTGAAGTGGTCGAGCAGCATTTCGGCATCAAGGCCGGCGCGCTGATCACCTTGCTGTACTTCTTCGCGATCTTCCCGATTCTGCTGATCTACAGCGTCGGTCTGACCAACACGGTCGCCAGTTTCCTTGAGCATCAATTGCACATCACGCCGCCACCGCGCGCGCTGCTGTCGTTCGTGCTGATCCTCGGTCTGTTGGCCGTGGTGCGTTGCGGTGAGCAGGCGATCGTCAAGGCGATGAGCCTGATGGTTTACCCCTTTATCGTCGCGCTGCTGTTCCTCGCGGTGTACCTGATTCCGCACTGGAACGGCGGCATCCTTGCTACCGCTTCGCACGTGCCAGCGCCGTCGGCGTTGCTGCATACACTGTGGCTGGCGATTCCGGTGATGGTGTTCTCGTTCAACCACTCGCCAATCATTTCGGCGTTTGCGGTCGATCAGAAGCGTCGTTATGGCGTCCACGCAGAAGAGCGCAGCTCACAGATCCTGTCCCGCGCGCACCTGTTGATGGTGGCGATGGTGTTGTTCTTCGTCTTCAGCTGCGTGCTGACCCTGTCGCCGGAACAACTGGCCGAGGCCAAGGCGCAGAATCTGTCGATCCTGTCGTACCTGGCCAACCACTTCAGCAATCCGACCATCGCCTTCGCGGCGCCGTTGATTGCGTTTGTGGCGATCTCCAAGTCGTTCCTCGGTCACTACATCGGTGCCAGTGAAGGTCTCAAAGGCCTGATCATCAAGAGTGGCAAACGCCCGGGCGCCAAGGCGCTGGATCGCATTGTGGCGGCGTTCATGTTGGTGATTTGCTGGGTCGTCGCCACGCTGAACCCGAGCATTCTGGGCATGATCGAGACGATCGGTGGCCCGGTGATCGCGGCGATTCTGTTCCTGATGCCGATGTACGCCATCCGTAAGGTGCCAGCGATGGCCCGCTATCGCGGTCAGGCGTCGAACGTGTTTGTAACGGCTGTCGGCCTGGTAGCAATTTCGGCGTTGATTTATTCGCTCACTGCGTAG